From the genome of Papaver somniferum cultivar HN1 chromosome 2, ASM357369v1, whole genome shotgun sequence, one region includes:
- the LOC113347921 gene encoding uncharacterized protein LOC113347921 isoform X1: MLFLIRYGGGMSSAKSTPESDTVACSFLGLKKHLKRLNALKHWMLVNLGTTFRFLHSMMETQGVLIVVASLQIMLGFSQEKTLEHCGVTSDNRLHKQQKLNDKRTTMILVVCEPGTQHMDALLDIICEVLL, translated from the exons ATGTTGTTTCTTATAAG GTATGGTGGGGGTATGAGTTCAGCTAAATCCACTCCAGAGAGTGACACTGTAGCGTGTAGCTTTCTAG GGTTAAAAAAGCATTTGAAGAGGCTCAATGCGCTTAAGCATTGGATGCTTGTCAATCTTGGTACTACCTTT AGATTTTTACACAGTATGATGGAAACTCAAGGAGTCCTGATTGTAGTTGCAAGCTTGCAGATCATGCTGGGATTTAGTCAA GAGAAGACACTCGAACATTGTGGAGTGACAAGTGACAACAGACTACATAAGCAGCAGAAGCTCAATGATAAAC GAACGACGATGATCCTTGTCGTATGTGAACCAGGGACACAACACATGGATGCTTTGCTTGATATCATTTGTGAAGTATTGTTATAG
- the LOC113347921 gene encoding uncharacterized protein LOC113347921 isoform X2 has translation MSSAKSTPESDTVACSFLGLKKHLKRLNALKHWMLVNLGTTFRFLHSMMETQGVLIVVASLQIMLGFSQEKTLEHCGVTSDNRLHKQQKLNDKRTTMILVVCEPGTQHMDALLDIICEVLL, from the exons ATGAGTTCAGCTAAATCCACTCCAGAGAGTGACACTGTAGCGTGTAGCTTTCTAG GGTTAAAAAAGCATTTGAAGAGGCTCAATGCGCTTAAGCATTGGATGCTTGTCAATCTTGGTACTACCTTT AGATTTTTACACAGTATGATGGAAACTCAAGGAGTCCTGATTGTAGTTGCAAGCTTGCAGATCATGCTGGGATTTAGTCAA GAGAAGACACTCGAACATTGTGGAGTGACAAGTGACAACAGACTACATAAGCAGCAGAAGCTCAATGATAAAC GAACGACGATGATCCTTGTCGTATGTGAACCAGGGACACAACACATGGATGCTTTGCTTGATATCATTTGTGAAGTATTGTTATAG
- the LOC113353452 gene encoding uncharacterized protein LOC113353452 yields the protein MLILNSCSLLHTCPKLILFGNRKVQFSAAVSVTLPCYTQTRTSLLVAKAERNDRSKNHEFPIDIEAFDVDDDNEIRNNEFPPHPKFMEGSGGKEETDYDRDPEFAEILGDLLDNPDKAQSRVEERIRKKRNKVLQAKTGSAVPMKVTFNGFDFSSSYIWFEFYNAPLPSDVSLICDTIRSWHIVGRLGGCNSMNMQLSQSPMDKRPTYDAIRGANLSPTTFYNIGDFEIQDNVARIWMDIGTSEPLLLDVFINALSQISSDHIGIKQLVFGGSEFESWKENLTSEAAGCSVHKI from the exons ATGCTTATCCTGAACTCTTGTTCTTTACTGCATACATGTCCAAAGCTTATTTTGTTTGGCAACCGGAAAGTCCAGTTTTCTGCAGCTGTTTCTGTTACTCTTCCTTGTTATACTCAAACAAGGACATCTCTCTTAGTTGCTAAAGCAGAGCGAAATGATAGAAGTAAAAACCATGAGTTTCCGATAGATATTGAAGCatttgatgttgatgatgacaATGAGATACGTAATAATGAGTTCCCGCCCCACCCTAAGTTTATGGAGGGCTCAGGGGGAAAGGAAGAGACAGATTATGACCGAGACCCTGAGTTTGCAGAAATTCTAGGTGATTTGTTGGATAACCCGGATAAGGCACAATCTCGT GTGGAGGAAAGAataaggaagaaaagaaacaaagtaTTGCAGGCCAAGACTGGTTCTGCAGTACCCATGAAAGTAACATTCAATGG ATTTGATTTTTCAAGCTCTTACATTTGGTTTGAATTCTACAATGCTCCTCTACCAAGTGATGTTTCCTTAATTTGTGAT ACAATTAGATCATGGCACATTGTTGGACGCCTTGGTGGATGCAATTCCATGAACATGCAG TTGTCACAATCTCCCATGGATAAAAGACCAACTTATGATGCCATACGAGGAGCCAATTTGTCACCAACCACATTTTACAACATTGGGGACTTTGAGATTCAAGATAATGTAGCGCGCATCTG GATGGATATCGGTACCAGTGAACCATTGCTTTTAGATGTCTTTATAAATGCCTTATCCCAGATAAGCTCTGA TCACATTGGAATTAAGCAATTAGTATTTGGTGGATCTGAATTCGAGAGCTGGAAAGAGAATCTGACATCAGAAGCTGCAGGTTGCAGTGTTCACAAGATCTAA